One segment of Cerasicoccus sp. TK19100 DNA contains the following:
- the secA gene encoding preprotein translocase subunit SecA — protein sequence MIGSILKKFSGSHYRKFYKRAQPIVEKINQLEQEYQSLSEEQLKAKTPELMARYQDAWKAGVERLGGENAEPDKLVDLNKAILDDILPEAFAVCKNAARRLCGTPIEYTGTQDTWNMVHYDCQLIGGMALHDNKIAEMATGEGKTLVSTLPLYLNALTGRNCQLVTVNEYLARRDAEWMGHLFKYLGLTIGVLYNQQPNEEKRAAYQCNLTYGTASEFGFDYLRDNGMASTKEQQVQKEHYYCIVDEIDSILIDEARTPLIISGPMAEDREAPFQEHKAGITKLVSAQFKLCNKLIIEAKNELEKEDADRNDAFRKMLQVKLGMPKNPTFMRLMERGDVRMAYEKYDLEMHSDFNKVQLHALKEELYYTIDEKQHQADLTEAGRSTLRPGDPDAFVMPDLPTEFTEIDRDESLDDEAKMKAKQEAEANFAQRSEDLHCISQLLRAYSLYERDKQYVVTDEGKVVIIDENTGRPMPGRRWSEGLHQAVEAKENVKIEKETKTYATITIQNYFRLYEKLAGMTGTAETEVQEFHDIYSLEVMIIPTNKPCIREDENDVIYKTEREKHAAVVEDVAAAHERGQPVLLGTASVISSEDISKLLTKKKIPHSVLNAKYHQQEAEIVANAGQRGSVTVATNMAGRGTDIKLGEGVRELGGLMVLGTERNESRRIDRQLRGRCSRQGDPGRTKFYVSLEDDLMRLFANAGPISKILQSTFNEGEVLEHPLLNRSIESAQKKVEQQHYSVRKRLLQFDEVLNRQREVVYGLRNDALHSDTPRDIIFEMIEEELEERWDAIAPPGKEPSADDLENLLSWLNSHFPISLKAEDLDGKGRSEVVQYLSAAVNKVYAEKEALEDPDHIVGLQRKLITISIDNNWQDHLTEIEDLRRAIYLRGHAQKDPLVEFKNEAFTYFQEMMGRVRNELCRRLFRSSTSLEAHVRSQQMMQQKAQMSGPDEGAVAQGQGVGSAGLAVASQPQAKLPKVKKPEPVVNLPKIGRNEVVTIRRGTQTETMKFKKAEPLLRHEGWVLVEQVKQ from the coding sequence ATGATTGGATCTATTCTTAAGAAGTTTTCGGGCAGCCACTACCGCAAGTTTTACAAGCGGGCTCAACCCATTGTAGAAAAAATCAACCAGCTGGAGCAGGAATACCAGTCGCTCTCTGAAGAGCAGCTGAAAGCCAAGACTCCAGAGCTGATGGCCCGTTATCAGGACGCCTGGAAGGCGGGCGTGGAAAGACTCGGTGGCGAGAACGCGGAGCCAGACAAGTTGGTCGACCTCAACAAGGCGATCCTTGACGATATCCTGCCCGAGGCGTTTGCCGTGTGTAAAAACGCTGCCCGCCGCCTCTGCGGCACGCCAATTGAATACACTGGCACGCAGGACACCTGGAATATGGTCCACTACGATTGCCAGTTGATCGGCGGTATGGCACTCCACGATAATAAGATCGCGGAAATGGCTACCGGTGAAGGTAAGACACTCGTCTCGACCCTGCCGTTGTATTTGAATGCGCTGACCGGCCGCAATTGCCAGTTGGTGACCGTTAACGAATACCTGGCGCGACGTGACGCCGAGTGGATGGGCCACCTTTTCAAGTATCTCGGCCTGACCATCGGCGTGCTTTACAACCAGCAGCCCAACGAAGAAAAGCGCGCCGCTTACCAGTGTAATTTAACCTATGGCACCGCCTCGGAGTTTGGTTTCGATTACCTGCGCGACAACGGCATGGCTTCCACCAAGGAGCAGCAGGTCCAGAAGGAGCACTATTACTGCATCGTCGACGAAATTGACTCCATCCTGATCGACGAAGCGCGCACACCGCTGATCATTTCCGGCCCGATGGCCGAAGACCGCGAAGCACCGTTTCAGGAGCACAAGGCCGGCATCACCAAGCTCGTTTCCGCGCAGTTCAAGCTTTGCAACAAGCTTATCATCGAGGCCAAGAACGAACTGGAAAAAGAGGACGCCGACCGCAATGACGCCTTCCGCAAAATGCTCCAGGTCAAGCTCGGCATGCCGAAGAACCCGACCTTCATGCGCCTCATGGAAAGGGGCGATGTCCGCATGGCATACGAGAAGTATGACCTCGAGATGCACTCGGACTTCAATAAGGTGCAGCTCCACGCGCTCAAGGAGGAGCTTTACTACACGATTGACGAAAAGCAGCACCAGGCCGACCTCACTGAGGCAGGTCGTTCCACGTTGCGCCCCGGCGACCCCGACGCTTTCGTGATGCCGGACCTGCCGACCGAATTTACTGAAATTGACCGCGACGAGAGCCTCGACGATGAGGCCAAAATGAAGGCCAAGCAGGAAGCGGAGGCCAACTTCGCTCAACGCAGCGAAGACCTGCACTGCATTAGCCAGCTCCTGCGCGCTTATTCGCTCTACGAGCGCGATAAGCAATACGTCGTTACTGACGAGGGCAAGGTGGTCATTATTGACGAAAATACCGGCCGCCCGATGCCTGGCCGCCGTTGGTCCGAAGGGCTCCACCAGGCAGTCGAAGCCAAGGAAAACGTCAAGATCGAGAAGGAAACCAAGACCTACGCGACGATCACGATCCAGAACTATTTCCGCCTCTACGAAAAGCTTGCCGGTATGACGGGCACGGCGGAAACCGAGGTCCAGGAGTTTCATGATATTTACAGCTTGGAGGTCATGATTATCCCGACCAACAAGCCTTGCATTCGTGAGGACGAGAACGATGTCATTTACAAAACCGAGCGCGAAAAGCATGCGGCGGTCGTGGAAGACGTCGCCGCCGCCCACGAGCGCGGCCAGCCGGTCCTGTTGGGCACGGCGTCGGTTATTTCCTCCGAAGACATCAGCAAGCTGCTGACGAAGAAGAAAATTCCGCACTCGGTGCTCAACGCGAAATACCACCAGCAGGAGGCAGAGATCGTCGCCAATGCCGGTCAGCGCGGGTCTGTTACCGTGGCCACCAACATGGCTGGTCGCGGAACCGACATTAAGCTCGGCGAAGGTGTCCGCGAGTTGGGTGGCCTGATGGTCTTGGGCACAGAGCGCAATGAATCGCGCCGTATTGACCGCCAGTTGCGTGGTCGTTGCTCGCGTCAGGGCGACCCCGGCCGCACGAAGTTTTACGTATCGCTGGAAGACGATTTGATGCGCCTCTTTGCGAACGCGGGCCCGATTTCGAAGATTTTGCAAAGCACATTTAACGAAGGCGAAGTGCTCGAACACCCGTTGTTGAACCGTTCCATCGAGTCGGCTCAGAAGAAGGTGGAGCAGCAGCATTATTCGGTGCGCAAGCGCCTGCTGCAGTTCGACGAAGTGCTCAACCGTCAGCGTGAGGTGGTTTACGGCCTGCGGAATGACGCACTGCACAGCGATACACCGCGTGACATCATTTTTGAAATGATCGAGGAAGAGCTCGAAGAGCGCTGGGATGCCATCGCGCCTCCGGGCAAGGAGCCGAGTGCCGATGACTTGGAGAATCTCCTGAGCTGGCTCAATAGCCACTTCCCGATCTCGCTCAAGGCCGAAGACCTCGACGGCAAGGGCCGCTCGGAGGTCGTTCAGTATCTCTCAGCAGCCGTGAACAAGGTCTATGCCGAGAAGGAAGCACTGGAAGACCCGGATCACATCGTAGGCCTGCAGCGTAAGCTGATCACCATTTCGATCGATAATAACTGGCAGGATCACCTGACCGAAATCGAGGACCTGCGTCGCGCGATCTACCTGCGTGGTCACGCGCAGAAGGATCCACTGGTCGAGTTCAAGAACGAAGCTTTCACTTACTTCCAGGAAATGATGGGCCGTGTGCGCAACGAGCTCTGCCGCCGTCTGTTCCGTAGCTCCACTTCGCTGGAGGCTCACGTGCGCTCGCAGCAGATGATGCAGCAAAAGGCGCAAATGAGCGGCCCGGACGAAGGTGCCGTGGCGCAAGGGCAGGGTGTCGGATCAGCCGGTCTCGCCGTTGCCTCCCAGCCTCAGGCCAAGCTGCCGAAGGTCAAGAAGCCGGAGCCGGTCGTCAACTTGCCCAAGATCGGTCGCAATGAAGTGGTGACCATCCGCCGTGGTACGCAAACCGAGACGATGAAGTTCAAGAAGGCCGAGCCGCTCTTGCGGCACGAAGGCTGGGTGCTCGTCGAGCAGGTAAAGCAGTAA
- a CDS encoding vWA domain-containing protein, giving the protein MPKKKKKINLPLVEVIIVSLVIHIVGLLILGGITIFNQITEEEVEMVAPPMAEVIPPPKQIPVQLTDTKPPAPAAKVIAIDQQMPLVEMDFDMPVIEQRSNIAGRGFGGSGLGGGAIDLSKLNLGFGGIRDRAESVCFIVDYSKSMKDPIKGSDITRFQLLKEQLVTSIEAMDENIIVTVILFSGPAWTVGESEGKVRDLYTGKKGDWHSHRPKDFDALKKPEWNRLTPKYRSELLTYLKKQDMSGGTVWSNPLRLARTLKPAPEVIYFLTDGATSDEDIVETMSLVNEWKRENRDLRIHTIALGEPKAASGMRRIAGATGGKFRLIETMDDIERPDGRGDG; this is encoded by the coding sequence ATGCCCAAGAAAAAGAAGAAAATTAACCTTCCTCTCGTTGAAGTCATTATCGTTAGCCTGGTCATCCATATAGTCGGGCTCCTGATCCTCGGAGGTATCACGATCTTTAATCAAATCACCGAAGAAGAGGTGGAAATGGTCGCTCCTCCCATGGCGGAAGTCATTCCTCCGCCCAAGCAAATTCCCGTTCAATTGACGGACACCAAGCCACCAGCGCCAGCCGCAAAAGTGATCGCCATTGATCAGCAGATGCCCTTGGTTGAGATGGATTTCGATATGCCCGTGATCGAGCAGCGCTCGAACATAGCGGGCCGTGGTTTTGGCGGCTCCGGCCTCGGCGGTGGTGCTATTGATCTCTCCAAGCTCAACCTCGGCTTTGGCGGTATTCGCGACCGGGCCGAAAGCGTGTGCTTCATTGTGGACTACTCCAAGTCCATGAAAGACCCGATTAAGGGCAGCGACATCACTCGTTTTCAACTGCTCAAGGAACAGCTAGTAACGAGCATTGAGGCCATGGACGAAAATATTATCGTTACGGTCATTCTCTTCTCCGGACCTGCTTGGACTGTGGGAGAAAGCGAAGGCAAAGTGCGTGACCTCTACACTGGCAAGAAGGGTGATTGGCACAGTCACCGCCCCAAGGATTTCGATGCCCTCAAAAAGCCCGAGTGGAACCGGTTGACCCCAAAATACCGCTCCGAACTGCTAACTTATTTGAAGAAACAGGACATGTCCGGCGGCACGGTTTGGAGTAATCCACTGCGCCTGGCCCGTACATTGAAACCGGCACCAGAGGTCATTTACTTCCTGACCGACGGGGCTACCAGCGATGAAGACATCGTCGAAACCATGTCTTTGGTCAATGAGTGGAAGCGTGAAAATCGCGACCTGCGCATTCACACGATCGCACTTGGCGAGCCAAAAGCCGCATCCGGTATGCGACGTATTGCGGGCGCAACTGGCGGCAAATTCCGCCTGATTGAAACGATGGACGATATCGAACGCCCGGACGGACGCGGCGACGGCTAA
- the hpnE gene encoding hydroxysqualene dehydroxylase HpnE: MAEVTATPLPPAPASDSAEAIQARKSSNLAATLFWLERRRRDAMNVFYDFCRIVDDIADDPDKPDADKAAGLNAWRQEIQACYSGRGEIRLAAELAPIIKEFDIREQDLLAIVDGVSMDIGNRRYETFEELREYCFGVASAVGLVSVRIFGCNHPNIDEYAETLGYALQFTNILRDVVEDYNDIGRVYLPQAELRAFGVTEADLAHPADNENCKRLFRMCHYRCKHFFNKARRLLPATERHNLKAALIMGAVYEDILDKIAARDFRLTKERVRLSKGRKIHLIWRTLKSINKPMPVRRAPGTALVWGGGIAGITSAVRLGYEGFTPTLLESKSYLGGRAHSLSDAPTGLTLDNGAHIVMGCYKAFLDLLDTLGISHKFERQNRLCVPYVGDGGKWSELAAKDVTAPLHLLAGLMNFSALTKNDRLAITALGAKMRLGAQPADQQTALEWLRDNGQTEGSMRALWEPFCVAALNEPLSTACAQLLYETIRRSLFGSVDDSAIYLAKVGLTEVFEPETELYLQAIGGGIRRKSQVKSVVAVDDMACAIETSKGDRISADIHICALPWTALRGLLPSGTAIKNRVSSIPSASILSIHILTNKEIFKHPTGFVGLLDSSIHWIFDRTNTLTPEHQGKHLYAIIVSAADGWMKLKSNEIMDKLQGELNRFFPDATDVKVERSLVYKSKDATFSARPTTAGNRPRTDEAPWDNVWLAGDWIQTGLPATIEGAALSGDMAVKAIDENVQPKITLAI; the protein is encoded by the coding sequence ATGGCTGAAGTGACTGCTACGCCCCTGCCGCCAGCGCCGGCATCAGACTCCGCTGAAGCCATCCAGGCCCGCAAGTCGTCCAACCTCGCCGCGACGCTCTTTTGGCTGGAGCGCCGACGCCGTGACGCGATGAACGTCTTCTACGACTTCTGCCGCATCGTGGACGATATCGCCGATGATCCGGACAAGCCCGATGCCGACAAAGCTGCCGGACTCAACGCCTGGCGACAGGAAATTCAGGCCTGCTATTCCGGTCGTGGTGAGATCCGCCTGGCCGCCGAATTGGCTCCGATCATCAAGGAGTTCGATATCCGTGAACAGGACCTGTTGGCGATCGTGGACGGCGTATCGATGGACATCGGCAACCGGCGCTACGAAACCTTTGAAGAGCTGCGCGAATATTGCTTTGGCGTGGCCTCGGCCGTGGGTCTTGTTTCGGTGCGTATCTTTGGCTGCAACCACCCGAATATCGACGAATACGCCGAGACACTCGGCTACGCGCTCCAGTTTACCAACATCCTCCGCGACGTCGTGGAAGACTACAACGACATTGGCCGCGTTTACCTGCCGCAAGCCGAGCTGCGGGCCTTTGGCGTGACGGAGGCTGACCTCGCTCACCCCGCCGACAACGAGAATTGCAAGCGCCTGTTCCGCATGTGCCACTACCGGTGCAAGCACTTCTTCAACAAGGCGCGCCGCCTCCTACCCGCTACCGAGCGGCACAACCTCAAGGCCGCCCTCATCATGGGGGCCGTATACGAAGACATTCTGGATAAGATCGCCGCCCGCGATTTCCGGCTAACCAAGGAGCGGGTACGCCTTTCAAAAGGTCGCAAAATTCACCTGATCTGGCGCACGCTGAAGTCGATCAACAAGCCGATGCCGGTTCGACGCGCGCCGGGGACCGCCCTGGTCTGGGGTGGCGGCATTGCGGGCATTACATCCGCAGTACGCCTTGGCTACGAAGGCTTTACGCCGACACTGCTGGAATCGAAGTCCTACCTCGGCGGCCGCGCCCATAGCCTCAGTGATGCGCCCACCGGCCTCACGCTGGATAACGGAGCTCACATCGTGATGGGCTGCTACAAAGCCTTTCTCGATTTGCTGGATACGCTCGGTATCAGCCACAAATTCGAGCGCCAGAACCGCCTTTGCGTGCCTTACGTCGGCGACGGCGGCAAGTGGTCCGAGCTGGCAGCGAAGGACGTGACCGCCCCGCTGCATCTGCTGGCCGGGCTGATGAATTTTAGCGCGCTCACCAAGAACGATCGTCTGGCGATCACTGCTCTGGGGGCCAAGATGCGCCTCGGCGCGCAGCCAGCCGACCAGCAGACTGCCCTCGAATGGCTTCGCGATAATGGCCAGACAGAGGGTTCCATGCGCGCCCTGTGGGAGCCATTTTGCGTGGCCGCGCTCAACGAACCGCTCAGCACCGCTTGCGCCCAGTTGCTTTACGAAACGATTCGCCGCTCGCTATTTGGCTCGGTGGATGACTCCGCGATCTACTTGGCCAAGGTTGGCCTCACTGAAGTTTTCGAGCCCGAAACCGAGCTCTACTTGCAGGCTATCGGCGGAGGTATTCGCCGCAAGTCGCAGGTGAAGTCCGTCGTCGCCGTGGACGATATGGCCTGCGCCATCGAAACCAGCAAAGGCGATCGCATCTCGGCGGATATCCATATCTGCGCGCTTCCCTGGACGGCTTTGCGCGGCCTGTTGCCCTCGGGCACGGCCATCAAAAACCGCGTTTCGTCGATCCCGTCTGCATCCATTCTCAGCATCCACATCCTGACTAATAAGGAAATTTTCAAGCACCCCACCGGTTTCGTCGGCCTGCTTGATTCTTCCATTCACTGGATTTTTGACCGCACCAACACCCTAACGCCCGAGCATCAGGGCAAGCATCTCTACGCCATTATTGTCAGCGCGGCCGACGGTTGGATGAAGCTCAAGAGCAACGAGATCATGGATAAACTTCAAGGTGAGCTGAACCGTTTTTTCCCGGACGCAACCGACGTAAAGGTCGAGCGTTCATTGGTTTACAAAAGCAAGGATGCCACCTTCTCCGCCCGCCCGACTACTGCCGGCAATCGTCCGCGAACGGATGAAGCACCGTGGGACAATGTTTGGTTGGCCGGTGACTGGATACAGACCGGGCTACCTGCCACCATCGAAGGCGCAGCCTTGAGCGGAGACATGGCGGTAAAGGCCATCGACGAAAACGTACAGCCGAAGATCACGCTCGCGATTTAA
- a CDS encoding TerB family tellurite resistance protein yields the protein MSHNKQLSLILGKTLFAAAWADGKIQPQEIDCLKDIIFHLPGVDDAAWTELTQYMESQINENERQELLSELHDLVENDEDRDFITQATNRVFMADGVITTEEQQAIREVSYVLRKESDKVDLDGLSEAIHESLKRRDNAIRKSLRPDEITKLGQGDRLQLLMILEERFAEQEIDLNISQQEKQRLILFGALLARVANADEEVAPSEIAVIEQAVASRWKLTKQEAAFLTQIAFSEEAQGVDLLRLAREFYEVTTQKERIDALGVLIDVSRADQVIRHIESVTIHEIAEQLKLTQEDISDAMVDALSREHGK from the coding sequence ATGAGCCATAATAAGCAACTCTCCCTGATTTTAGGCAAAACCCTCTTTGCTGCCGCTTGGGCGGATGGCAAGATTCAGCCACAGGAGATTGATTGCCTGAAAGACATCATTTTCCACCTGCCCGGCGTCGACGATGCCGCCTGGACGGAACTCACGCAGTACATGGAGTCTCAGATCAATGAGAACGAGCGCCAGGAACTGCTTTCCGAGCTGCACGACCTCGTGGAAAACGATGAAGACCGCGACTTCATCACCCAGGCGACCAACCGTGTGTTTATGGCCGACGGCGTGATCACCACCGAAGAACAGCAGGCCATTCGCGAAGTTTCTTACGTCTTGCGCAAAGAGTCGGACAAAGTCGACCTCGACGGCCTCTCGGAGGCCATTCACGAATCCCTGAAACGCCGCGATAACGCCATCCGCAAATCGCTGCGCCCCGACGAAATTACGAAGCTCGGCCAAGGCGACCGCTTACAGTTGCTCATGATCCTGGAAGAGCGTTTTGCCGAACAGGAAATCGACCTGAATATTTCGCAGCAGGAAAAGCAGCGTCTAATCCTCTTTGGTGCTTTGCTGGCCCGCGTGGCCAATGCGGACGAAGAAGTCGCCCCGTCAGAAATTGCCGTCATCGAACAGGCCGTCGCCTCCCGCTGGAAATTGACCAAGCAGGAAGCCGCCTTCCTGACACAGATCGCTTTCTCCGAGGAGGCGCAAGGCGTAGACCTGCTACGTCTGGCCCGCGAGTTTTACGAAGTCACTACGCAAAAAGAACGCATCGACGCCCTTGGCGTTTTGATTGACGTGTCCCGCGCCGATCAGGTGATTCGCCACATCGAATCGGTCACCATTCACGAAATTGCCGAGCAACTCAAGCTGACTCAGGAAGACATTAGCGACGCCATGGTCGACGCCCTGAGCCGCGAGCATGGCAAGTAG
- the hpnC gene encoding squalene synthase HpnC has translation MTVNEAYGRCLELTRTHYENFPVARLVPKRIRPFVAAVYAFARYADDLADEGWGEPGAPTPEERVEQLDAYEAQLIAAVNGEPLKPETQWIFIAVADTIERTGAPVDLFTDLLSAFKQDCTTLRYETFIDVLDYCRRSANPVGRLVLILHNHFDEQLFEWSDNICTALQLANFWQDVGVDIRKDGRIYIPMEDWEEYGVTEEMFQQDSTSPELRACIEYQVKKAQVLFNEGKPLPTELPFPLNMEIRLTWLGGTRILKKIKQLDYNTLEERPKIGKPDKFALLFRAFFPL, from the coding sequence ATGACTGTTAACGAAGCCTACGGCCGCTGCCTCGAACTGACCCGGACTCACTATGAGAATTTTCCGGTGGCTCGGTTGGTGCCCAAGCGCATTCGGCCCTTTGTTGCCGCGGTTTACGCCTTTGCGCGCTACGCTGACGACTTGGCCGACGAGGGCTGGGGCGAGCCCGGTGCCCCCACCCCCGAAGAGCGCGTGGAGCAGCTCGATGCCTACGAAGCGCAGCTAATTGCCGCCGTCAACGGCGAGCCGCTCAAGCCCGAGACCCAGTGGATATTTATCGCAGTCGCTGATACGATCGAGCGCACAGGGGCACCCGTGGACCTTTTTACCGACCTGCTCAGCGCCTTTAAGCAAGACTGCACGACGCTGCGATACGAAACATTTATCGACGTGCTCGACTATTGCCGCCGGAGCGCCAATCCCGTTGGGCGTCTCGTACTGATTTTGCATAATCACTTCGACGAGCAGCTCTTCGAGTGGTCGGACAATATCTGCACTGCCCTGCAGTTGGCGAACTTCTGGCAGGACGTCGGGGTGGACATCCGCAAGGACGGCCGTATCTACATTCCGATGGAAGACTGGGAAGAATACGGCGTCACTGAGGAAATGTTTCAGCAGGATTCAACCTCACCGGAACTGCGCGCTTGCATTGAATACCAGGTCAAAAAAGCTCAGGTGCTTTTCAATGAAGGCAAACCGCTGCCAACCGAGCTCCCTTTCCCGCTAAACATGGAAATACGGCTCACCTGGCTGGGCGGAACTCGCATCCTGAAGAAGATTAAACAGTTGGATTACAACACCTTGGAAGAACGCCCCAAGATTGGCAAGCCGGACAAGTTCGCCTTGCTGTTTCGTGCATTTTTTCCACTGTAG
- a CDS encoding HlyD family efflux transporter periplasmic adaptor subunit, which produces MFLLPSSFKQTFFGLLALSATLSFIPQASAAKDEHVAAQGLIKPKGDLIHLAAPTGQAGQAIVQSLEVKLGDSVKKGQVIATLANRAVAEAELTVAQQNAASTAAALDIIEARLKALDSEISAAQSEADAIKAQLTGVDAAVKQAQAGVDQAQKARREALEKLDAAMSKITGTRAAYQNTLDELDPPRRETEEIKFQQKLLDEEYREVSASRQATVARLDAEVAAAEAAVAAAQSKTDAINSQAKSAEAGIATIEANKAVLEAELKQAQAATEAANAAVAQAKAYLALTQVKSPIDGTVLRIGARPGEAVGPAGVVALADMSELHVEAEIYIDDARKVKAGQSVMVRSDAYEGELPGTVVEVGQLVNPQGVFNSDPLAFSDKRVVLARIKLEPISGWAPPVNTQVIARIAVKGAGE; this is translated from the coding sequence ATGTTTTTGCTACCGTCGAGCTTCAAGCAGACCTTCTTCGGGCTGCTGGCCCTGTCCGCAACCTTGAGCTTTATTCCGCAGGCCAGCGCTGCGAAGGACGAACACGTCGCTGCACAAGGCCTGATCAAGCCGAAGGGCGACCTGATCCACCTCGCCGCGCCCACTGGTCAAGCCGGCCAAGCCATCGTGCAAAGCCTGGAGGTCAAGCTCGGAGACTCCGTCAAGAAAGGGCAGGTCATCGCGACACTCGCCAATCGCGCCGTGGCCGAGGCCGAGCTAACTGTGGCTCAGCAAAACGCCGCGAGCACGGCTGCCGCACTGGACATTATTGAGGCCCGCTTGAAGGCGTTAGACAGTGAAATTTCCGCGGCGCAGTCCGAGGCCGACGCCATCAAGGCCCAGCTCACGGGCGTGGATGCTGCGGTCAAACAAGCGCAGGCTGGTGTCGACCAAGCACAGAAGGCACGCCGTGAAGCGTTGGAAAAACTGGATGCCGCAATGTCCAAGATCACCGGCACACGCGCGGCTTATCAGAACACGTTGGACGAACTCGATCCGCCGCGCCGCGAAACCGAGGAAATCAAATTTCAGCAAAAATTGCTCGATGAAGAATACCGCGAAGTGTCCGCTTCTCGTCAGGCCACCGTCGCGCGTTTGGATGCTGAGGTCGCAGCTGCCGAAGCTGCGGTTGCCGCTGCGCAATCGAAGACCGACGCGATCAATTCACAGGCCAAGAGCGCCGAAGCTGGTATTGCCACGATTGAGGCCAACAAGGCCGTGCTTGAAGCCGAGCTAAAGCAGGCGCAAGCCGCCACCGAGGCCGCCAATGCCGCCGTCGCACAGGCCAAGGCTTACCTGGCGTTGACTCAAGTGAAGTCACCCATCGACGGCACGGTGTTGCGCATTGGCGCACGGCCCGGCGAGGCGGTTGGCCCGGCGGGAGTCGTTGCGCTGGCCGACATGAGCGAGCTCCACGTGGAGGCCGAAATTTACATCGATGACGCGCGCAAGGTGAAGGCCGGGCAAAGTGTCATGGTCCGCTCCGACGCCTACGAGGGCGAGCTGCCGGGCACGGTGGTTGAAGTCGGCCAATTGGTAAACCCGCAGGGTGTCTTTAACTCCGATCCGCTGGCCTTCAGCGACAAGCGCGTCGTCCTTGCGCGCATCAAGCTGGAGCCGATTTCCGGCTGGGCACCGCCGGTGAACACCCAGGTGATTGCGCGCATCGCGGTGAAAGGCGCGGGAGAGTAG
- the devC gene encoding ABC transporter permease DevC, with amino-acid sequence MNKLIPLGIPLAWLNLIKEKKRFFAAVAGIIFAVTMMLYQMGLKTAMFTQVVFPHLMLNCDVVMTSPQYEYFGISRGFTEKRLNQAFALPEVEDVAPLFLVNLPIKNPNTQVNRDIFIIGFDPADKPFDDPAIEEQQGMLKIPGNALFDERSHAKFGPIVEMLEEGSVTTETNGRATEIVGSFEMGTTFAADGNLLVSKQTFFEIFPGQNPNLPAVGLIQLKDGADSQLVAKRLREMVPTDVKVMTREEFIQNEKEYWGERTPIGFVISASMTVAIIVGAVIVYQILYTDVTDHLEEYATLKSIGFKDSYFISLILQESVILSVLGFIPGAAFTAGLYYVTRNVAYMPTYFQWDNAGIVLGLTIFMCMLAGALATRKLRHANPADIF; translated from the coding sequence ATGAACAAACTGATTCCGCTGGGCATCCCGCTGGCCTGGCTGAATCTCATTAAGGAAAAAAAGCGCTTCTTCGCGGCCGTCGCCGGGATCATCTTCGCGGTGACGATGATGCTCTACCAGATGGGCCTCAAAACCGCGATGTTCACGCAAGTCGTCTTCCCGCACCTGATGCTTAACTGCGACGTGGTCATGACGAGCCCGCAATATGAGTATTTTGGCATCAGCCGCGGCTTCACGGAGAAGCGCCTCAACCAGGCCTTTGCGTTGCCAGAGGTGGAGGATGTTGCGCCGCTTTTTTTGGTTAACTTGCCCATCAAAAACCCGAACACTCAGGTCAATCGCGACATCTTTATTATTGGGTTTGACCCGGCGGACAAGCCGTTTGACGACCCGGCGATCGAGGAGCAGCAGGGCATGTTGAAAATCCCCGGCAATGCGCTGTTCGATGAGCGCTCGCACGCGAAGTTTGGCCCGATTGTCGAGATGCTGGAAGAGGGCAGTGTGACCACCGAAACTAATGGACGTGCCACGGAAATCGTTGGTTCATTTGAAATGGGGACCACCTTCGCGGCCGACGGTAATTTGTTGGTCAGCAAGCAGACGTTTTTCGAAATCTTTCCCGGGCAAAACCCGAATCTGCCTGCCGTAGGCCTGATCCAATTGAAGGATGGCGCTGACAGCCAACTTGTTGCAAAGCGTCTTCGCGAGATGGTACCTACCGATGTGAAGGTCATGACGCGCGAGGAATTCATCCAAAACGAAAAGGAATACTGGGGCGAACGCACGCCGATTGGCTTCGTGATTTCGGCCTCGATGACGGTCGCGATTATTGTTGGCGCGGTCATCGTTTACCAGATTCTCTACACCGACGTCACCGACCACCTGGAGGAATATGCCACGCTGAAATCGATTGGTTTCAAGGACAGCTATTTCATCAGCCTGATCCTGCAAGAGTCAGTGATCCTCAGCGTGCTGGGCTTCATTCCCGGGGCGGCATTCACGGCCGGCCTTTACTACGTAACGCGCAATGTGGCCTACATGCCGACGTACTTCCAGTGGGACAATGCCGGCATTGTGCTGGGCCTGACGATTTTTATGTGCATGCTGGCTGGCGCGCTGGCCACCCGCAAGCTGCGCCACGCTAACCCGGCGGATATTTTTTAA